From the Garra rufa chromosome 23, GarRuf1.0, whole genome shotgun sequence genome, the window TTGACAATTTCATTTAATTACAGCAAAAAATATGTCGAAGCGCAAGTGCGACCCCGAATATGTTAAATGACAGCaataaaatattgtttgtttGTAAGTCTTGGTGATTTTCTTATGATTTATCGGTCGCTACTTGTGTatgttaacaaataaatacaaattaattataattcctaaaattatattatagttCCAAAAAATTTGGGTCGCGGCTTGATGAACATGTAAAAATGTGGGTCCCATggcaaaaccagttgagaaccactgctctaaacaatctcagtcgaggaataaggttcttatctagcgaaacgattggtcattttctgaatcaaaatgaagtgagcttaaaaacatgaaaatatccgTCAACAGAGTAAGACAAACAGActtaattcattaaaaatgtattaaaaaaatataatagaaataatagaatagaaaagaaaaataatagaaACTAATATCTACACTTGAGATCTTGAGTAATATTGCTTCTCTAGTAAATCTATTTTCATTTTGTAATGTGTAGATAGATacattgcaaaaatatttttcaaaaattatttttccattgcaaatatttaaaaaaaataataataataaataaatgaagaaataAAGATGCAtacctttcttttttcagtcgtaaagaaattatgttttttgaggaaaatatttcaggaattatGTCCATATAGTGAACGAGTTTCATAGGgaacgagtttgaacttccaaaatgcagttttgaaggtctctaaacaatcccagtcgaggaataaggttcttatctagtgaaacgattggtcattttctgaaaaaaaaaaaaataaataaaaattgatatactttttaacctcaaatgcttctcTTGTTTAGATCTGCATGAACTGAGTTTTGAGAATGCAGCgttgaagacagttagggtatgtcgaaaaacttctatctcattttctcctccaacttcaaaatcgcactacatcgctgttttacctttattttgttaagggcatttgaccttctttgcatgtttactttgtaaacactgggtcaataCTTctgcacgcagagctagacaagttaaaaaagtatgtaattttttttatttttatttacaaaatgaccaattgtttcactagataagacccttattcctcacctgggatcgtttagagctctttgtagctgcttttaaactgcattttggaagttcaaactcacaggcaccatagaagtccactatatggagagaaatcctgaaatgttttcctcaaaaaacaatttctgacatggcatgaacatcttggatgacaacggggcgagtactttatctgtaattttttgttctggaactgaactaatcctttaattcaaCTGATGAACACTGCCTTTTGCTGTGAACAGTACTTCTATAAAAGGATGTCTCTTTACCCTGGAATTTTGAGAAAGTCTCAGATCTTCTGCGTGGTTAGACTTTGAGGCTGAACACTACTTTGAGAGaaacagtccaaacagctgataaaagcgtcccaataattcacaagtaatccacaccactccagtccatcaattaacatcttgaaaagacaaaagtggaaaaaaatccatcatcaatacattttaaagttcaatatgagtccataatctcctgttgtctctctcatcaaaatccagccacatatttgtttagaccAGTTTTGGCTTGCAAacggtgtttgatctgtgcagatttccaaaccatttttttcactggaggaagtgttattatggattatggacatcttaataatggatttgtttcagcttttgtcttcacaAGATTTTGAATGTTAAAAGCGTATGTCGCTGATAGTTACCCTGCCCAGGCGATGAGAGTGACGCAGGCGTAAGGAGACCAGGACAGCACGAAAACGATGATGACCACAAACGCAATCTTTGCCAGCTTCCACTCTGTCTTTATGGACTGCGCCTGGATGAGCGTCGTCTTCCTCACATGACTGCCCAGCTTCTCCACATCTCTGAACGCACAGGAAAATAGATGATAGGACATTGTTCAGCATGTGGACGTCCTGCTATGACCTGTCCTGAGTGTTTGTCACTGTGGATTTTAAATCTATTTATCAAATGTTACATATGGTCTGAAAAATCTATTAATAAATCTGAAAAAGTATGAGATTTTGAAACGGAAAATAATAAcctgaaataaaattaacattaactggaataaaaaaataaataaaaatttcagCAAGTTGCCAAAGCAAATTAACAAATTTTTatgttaaagtactaaaataaatactaaaataactaaataaaataaaaacaaaagctttacaaacattttttttcacaaaaataaaattactaaaatttcaagtaaaattaaaatgaaaaaaacaaaacaaaaacaaataataatatatatatatataaacaaagtcTAAGACAAAATAAGAATAACTATAATGTCATATCAATGATTCTAAATGAACACCGGCTACAGCAACTACTGTACCTACAATATTTGAAagttatttcagaaaaaaaaatagtcagaataagcatgcatggattttaaagtaaattatcaAATGTGAAATTtagtctttaaataaaataaaataattttttttcaacaAGTTGCCAAAGcaaatttacaattttttaagCTGAAGTTTCTTAAATAactaaaacgaaaaaaaaaaaaaaaaattaaatgaaaagagaaaatataaaaataaaatctaatacaaaatataaactgtaaaaaaaaaaatcttaaaataaattacaaaaattttaagtaaaattaaaatgaaaagagaaaatataaaaacaaaatctaaaacaaaatattaacaaTTACTATAATATTAAATCAGTGATTTTATATTAACACCGGCTACAGCAACTACTATAGctacaatatttaaaattatttggaaacaaaatagtcagaataagcatgcatggattttaaagtaaattatcaAATGTGAAATTtagtctttaaataaaataaaatatatttttttcaacaaGTTGCCAAagcaaattacaatttttaagCTGAAGTACTTAAATAactaaaacgaaaaaaaaaaaaaaacttaaattttaagtaaaattaaaatgaaaagagaacatttaaaaataaaatctaatacaaaatataaactgtaaaaaaaaattcacaaaataaattacaaaaattttaagtaaaattaaaatgaaaagagaaaatataaaaacaaaatctaaaacaaaatattaacaaTTACTATAATATTAAATTAGTGATTTTATATTAACACCGGCTACAGCAACTACTAGAGctacaatatttaaaattatttggaaacaaaatagatttaaatagattttaaagtaaattGTCAAATGTGAAATTTAGTCtttaaaaaaaaccaaaaaaacaaagttAAAGTTGAAGTTGCCAAAGCAAATTTACTCAttttttaagttgaagtactaaaataactacaacaaaaacaaaaactacaaatactaaaattttaagtaaaattaaaatgaaaagagaaaatataaaaataaaatctaacacaaaatataaactgtaaaaaagctttttttcacaaaataaaattgcaaaaaaatttaagcaaaattaaaatgaaaaaagaaaatataaaaacaaaatattaaatcagtgattttaaattaacattttaaattaaaacaacacACTACAATATTCTAAAAATTATTCGGAAACAAAATAGTCAGAATGTAACATGCATGTTGTTTAAAGtaaattataaaatgttaaatttagtctgaaaaatatataacaatctataatataataaatatataataaatggtattaatttctaaaattatactgactccaaacttttgaatatttAAATGCAGTGTATGAATCTGCTTCATGCTGTACCTGCTTGTGCTGCGAATGGCGAGGAACATGAAGAAGTAGCAGTAAGAGATGATTCCAAGCGGGATGAAGAACACAAAGCAGCAGAGCATCAACGTGTAGCTCTTATTCGCCGGCGTGGACGTCACATAGTCCCATGTGCAGGATGTCATGAGGCCTTCTGGGATATAAGAACCTGTCCAACCAAAAACAGAATCAAGAAACTCAAAAAAACATCGCCGTCTCAcccaaagacaaaggaaagacGTTGCACTTACTCCATCCCATGAGGGGTGCCAGACTCCAGGCCAGAGAGTAGATCCAGACCAGGAGGATGATGATAAGTGTCCGTCGTCCGGACGTCCAGCCGATGGCCTGCAGGGGTTTGGTGATGACCACATAGCGGTCGATGGAGATGGCCAGGAGGTTGATCATGGATGTGATTCCGAACAGAGCGCCGCAGAACGCGTACATCTTACAACCTGCTTTGAGAAGCAGATGTGTGATCTGTTTCGTTGCAGATTAAAAGTAAGAGTCTAGATGGGGAGAATGGGAAAGTACGTACCCATTTCGCCAAACACCCATTCCTTGTAGATGCAGTTGACGAAGAAGATGGGCGACTGAGTGATGGCCATGAGGAAGTCGCTCACCGCCAGATTCATGATGAAGTAGTTTGGAGGCGTCCGTAGCTTCTTGttactgaaacacaaaataccTTTTCACAACCAGTTTCAAAAACTCACAGTAAAAGCAAATTTCTGTATTTATGGTCATTTCCTCAATATATTAGTCTCATATTTGACACATCAGGCTTTTACGGCtcgtatacagttgaggtcaaaagttcagaatctgcaaaatgttaattattttaccaaaatgcatgttatttttttactttcaacCATTTTAGCAAATCTTCTCAAGTGACAATACTACTTGGATgcattttagagtagtcagtgtgcagcttgtatagcagtatagatttactgtcctctgaaaataacccaacatacagccattattgtcaaaatagctggcaacaaaagtgagtacaccataagtgataacagcagtatgttgtttaaccatgcaaagttacatgtcctattcatcatgtttatgtttttgtctgcttgacaggatcaTACAAACTTGTATATCTTCtattagagcagttcaaattaggtcctttaagtacaattctctcatactgaccactggatgttcaacatggcatctcatggcaaagaactctctgaggatttgagaatttaaattgttgctctccacaaagatggccaaggctattagagatTCAGTAAcgccctgaaactgagttacactacagtagtcagggtcatacagaggttttccaagatgggttacattcagaacaggcctcgcaagggtcgatcaagttgagcactcattctgtgcgtcaggtgcttcaaaaaacagatgcatcattaacattttgcagattctggaagggGGATTACAttttctcttttcattttcattttacctTAACATTTTGCTCAGCTGTAGTctgatatagtgagaatatgAGGAAAAACAGCTCAGCTTTATTCAGAAACTTTTAGTAAGATCTGAGATTGAACTGATCCAagcatataatgcaatgcaatccaatgcTGATTGAGAGATTCCTcaaaagatgtgagatgttttgaaagcttgggaagatcattccacagtgaaagtaaagcttctggaaacaaacattcttcaaaagaTCCTGATCATCAGATTTGAGACTCGCTGATTCGTGAAGAATCAAATACAGCCGaagctgcttcagtccagtaatTGTTGATCTAAAATATTACTACAGTTATTCTTATGTTTACTTGATAGAAATCAGTCAAGATTTGACAGCAAAAAGACACGTGAAGCACCAGCTGAAGGTGGACATTTGTACAATTACACTAAAAGAGCTTTTTTTGAAGTTAAAACAGTGCTAGAACCTTCTACATGCTTTGGAGGCATTAAACAGGTTCACTGATTCAACACGTTGCATCTGAGATGATTGATCACACAACAATCATTGTGATTGCACATCATCTCATTAATCCTACAGTCACAGTTCACACAATTTCCTTTAATTGAAAGTCGCCCATCATCACCTGCTGAAACCCCTCGTCTGCGGGAGACATCAGCACTTCACGGGAACAAAACAGCCTTTTCCTAGAAAGCTCTCAGCTGACAGACGACC encodes:
- the LOC141299766 gene encoding melanopsin-B-like; the protein is MEEPKDMDRGFFRKVDVPDHAHYIVAFFVAVIGAVGVIGNMLVMYAFFSNKKLRTPPNYFIMNLAVSDFLMAITQSPIFFVNCIYKEWVFGEMGCKMYAFCGALFGITSMINLLAISIDRYVVITKPLQAIGWTSGRRTLIIILLVWIYSLAWSLAPLMGWSSYIPEGLMTSCTWDYVTSTPANKSYTLMLCCFVFFIPLGIISYCYFFMFLAIRSTSRDVEKLGSHVRKTTLIQAQSIKTEWKLAKIAFVVIIVFVLSWSPYACVTLIAWAGYSHVLTPYSKAVPAVIAKASAIYNPFIYAIIRSKYRDTLAEKVPCLHFLAQSSRKDCISVSNSESSFKEHMLSRQSSGSKVKFQRVSSMSTADTDKQGFGQQQFRK